In Actinomycetota bacterium, the following are encoded in one genomic region:
- a CDS encoding HNH endonuclease: LATLRKAAGAPANARLGHTGPICAETARRLACDANLVPVVLAGASVPIDVGRTTRDPTIAQRDCLLVRDKACRGCGAPAHLCVAHHCVRWTDLGPTDLNNLVLLCYHCHQLVHEGGWKARWNPDNTVTFTTPDQRHIIRPPPT; the protein is encoded by the coding sequence ACCTGGCCACCCTGCGCAAGGCCGCCGGCGCCCCGGCCAACGCCCGCCTGGGCCACACCGGCCCGATCTGCGCCGAGACCGCCCGCCGGCTGGCCTGCGACGCCAACCTCGTCCCGGTCGTGCTCGCTGGCGCGTCGGTCCCGATCGATGTTGGGCGCACCACCCGCGACCCGACCATCGCCCAGCGCGACTGCCTGCTCGTGCGCGACAAAGCCTGCCGCGGCTGCGGGGCGCCCGCCCACCTGTGCGTCGCCCACCACTGCGTGCGGTGGACCGACCTGGGCCCAACCGACCTCAACAACCTCGTGCTGCTGTGCTACCACTGCCACCAGCTCGTCCACGAAGGCGGCTGGAAGGCCCGGTGGAACCCCGACAACACCGTCACCTTCACCACCCCCGACCAGCGACACATCATCCGACCACCACCCACCTGA